A genomic segment from Pistricoccus aurantiacus encodes:
- the lon gene encoding endopeptidase La encodes MQQKAEQTFSLPLLPLRDVVVYPQMVIPLFVGREKSIQALDAAMNTDKRVLLVAQREAGHDDPEGIDLFSVGTVAEIMQLLKLPDGTVKVLIEGAARVDVGSIKMAEAGYSLAEVVLRNSEPLSEREQESLVRVLLNQFEQYVKLSKKVPNEVLNSLSGIEDPSRLVDTICAHLSLKIDDKQQLLEMDRVRDRIEHLMALIESEIDLLQVEKRIRVRVKEQMEKSQREYYLNEQMKAIQKEMGELDDVPNEAEKYEQAIKAAGMPKEAQDKANQELAKLKMMAPSSAEATVVRSYLDWLVAVPWKKRTRVKHDLARAAEVLDEDHYGLEEVKERILEYLAVQKRVKKLKGPVLCLVGPPGVGKTSLGQSIARATNRKYVRLALGGVRDESEIRGHRRTYIGSLPGKMVQRMSKAGVKNPLFLLDEVDKIGMDHRGDPASALLEVLDPEQNDKFSDHYLELDYDLSETMFICTANSMNIPGPLLDRMEIIRLPGYTEDEKLAIAKRYLVPKQLKANGLKDDELTFSDASLLELIRYYSREAGVRELERQIAKVCRKVLRKRLEIQGKEGAQAPQTLAAEDIETHAGVRRYSYGLADRENQVGRVTGLAWTSVGGELLNIESVVTPGKGRINKTGSLGDVMKESVSAAHTVVRARALSLGIDPERFEKEDLHIHVPEGATPKDGPSAGIAMVTAMVSAYTGRPVRCDVAMTGEVNLRGEVMPIGGLKEKLLAARRGGIKTVLIPEENRRDLKEVPDNIKDALEIKPMAWIDEVLDAILVTNTDAQTDEKRSEDTAPVQTMVSTH; translated from the coding sequence ATGCAGCAGAAAGCTGAACAGACCTTTAGTCTGCCTTTATTGCCGCTGCGCGATGTCGTGGTATATCCACAGATGGTCATTCCTTTGTTCGTGGGGCGCGAGAAATCGATTCAAGCCCTCGATGCCGCCATGAATACGGACAAGCGCGTGCTGCTGGTGGCCCAGCGTGAGGCAGGCCACGATGATCCCGAAGGTATCGATCTGTTTTCCGTAGGTACCGTCGCGGAAATCATGCAACTGCTCAAGCTGCCGGACGGTACCGTCAAGGTCTTGATCGAAGGCGCCGCGCGAGTCGACGTCGGTTCGATCAAGATGGCCGAAGCGGGCTACAGCCTTGCCGAGGTAGTGCTGCGAAACAGTGAGCCTCTGTCCGAGCGCGAACAGGAATCCCTGGTGCGTGTCCTGCTCAATCAGTTCGAGCAGTACGTCAAGCTATCCAAGAAAGTCCCCAACGAGGTGCTCAATTCTCTTTCCGGTATCGAGGATCCCAGCCGTCTGGTGGATACCATCTGTGCGCACTTGTCCCTCAAGATCGACGATAAGCAGCAGTTGCTGGAAATGGATCGCGTGCGGGATCGCATCGAGCATCTGATGGCCCTGATCGAGTCCGAAATCGACCTTCTGCAGGTGGAAAAGCGGATTCGCGTACGGGTCAAGGAACAGATGGAGAAGTCCCAGCGCGAGTATTATCTCAACGAACAGATGAAAGCCATCCAGAAGGAAATGGGTGAGCTCGACGACGTTCCCAACGAGGCGGAGAAGTACGAGCAGGCGATCAAGGCCGCCGGCATGCCCAAGGAGGCGCAGGACAAGGCCAACCAGGAGCTGGCCAAGCTCAAGATGATGGCGCCGAGTTCCGCGGAAGCCACCGTCGTGCGCTCCTATCTGGATTGGCTGGTGGCGGTACCTTGGAAAAAACGCACCCGGGTCAAGCATGATCTGGCGCGTGCCGCTGAGGTGCTGGACGAGGATCACTATGGCCTGGAAGAAGTCAAGGAGCGTATTCTCGAGTATCTGGCGGTCCAGAAGCGGGTCAAGAAACTCAAGGGGCCGGTACTTTGTCTGGTGGGGCCGCCCGGGGTCGGCAAGACTTCCCTGGGTCAGTCGATCGCTCGTGCGACCAATCGCAAGTACGTGCGTCTGGCTCTTGGCGGAGTACGAGATGAATCCGAGATTCGCGGGCACCGACGTACCTATATCGGCTCGCTGCCGGGCAAGATGGTGCAGCGGATGAGCAAGGCGGGGGTAAAGAACCCGCTGTTCCTGCTGGATGAAGTCGACAAGATCGGTATGGATCATCGTGGTGATCCGGCATCGGCACTGCTGGAAGTGCTCGACCCGGAGCAGAACGACAAGTTCAGCGATCATTATCTCGAGCTGGACTATGATCTGTCCGAAACCATGTTCATCTGTACCGCCAACTCGATGAATATTCCTGGCCCCTTGCTGGATCGTATGGAGATCATTCGTCTGCCGGGCTACACGGAAGATGAAAAACTGGCGATCGCCAAGCGGTATCTGGTGCCCAAGCAACTCAAGGCCAATGGCCTCAAGGATGACGAGCTCACGTTCAGCGACGCTTCGCTGCTGGAATTGATCCGATACTACAGCCGGGAAGCCGGGGTGCGTGAGCTGGAACGTCAGATCGCCAAGGTCTGCCGCAAGGTATTGCGCAAACGCCTGGAAATTCAGGGCAAGGAAGGCGCGCAGGCGCCTCAGACCCTAGCGGCGGAAGATATCGAAACCCATGCCGGTGTGCGGCGTTACAGCTATGGGCTGGCGGATCGGGAAAACCAGGTGGGCCGCGTGACCGGGCTTGCCTGGACTTCCGTGGGCGGGGAACTGCTCAATATCGAGTCCGTGGTCACGCCGGGCAAAGGGCGTATCAACAAGACCGGCTCCCTTGGCGACGTGATGAAAGAATCCGTCAGCGCCGCTCACACCGTGGTACGCGCGCGGGCGCTATCTCTGGGTATTGATCCGGAGCGCTTCGAGAAGGAAGATCTGCATATTCACGTGCCGGAAGGGGCGACCCCCAAGGATGGCCCCAGTGCCGGCATCGCCATGGTGACGGCGATGGTCTCCGCCTATACGGGGCGCCCGGTGCGCTGCGACGTTGCCATGACCGGCGAAGTCAATCTGCGTGGTGAGGTCATGCCTATCGGCGGGCTGAAGGAGAAATTGCTGGCAGCCAGGCGGGGTGGTATAAAGACGGTCCTCATTCCCGAGGAGAATCGTCGCGACCTCAAGGAAGTGCCGGATAACATCAAGGATGCGCTGGAGATCAAGCCAATGGCTTGGATAGACGAAGTGCTCGATGCTATTTTAGTCACGAACACCGATGCGCAAACTGACGAAAAGCGATCCGAAGACACCGCTCCAGTACAAACAATGGTCAGTACGCATTGA
- the hupB gene encoding nucleoid-associated protein HU-beta, whose amino-acid sequence MNKSELIEAIAASADIPKAAASRALDAMVDSVTETLKKGDSVSLVGFGTFSVKERAARTGRNPQTGKPIQISAAKVPSFKAGKALKDSVN is encoded by the coding sequence GTGAACAAATCCGAGCTGATCGAAGCTATCGCCGCATCCGCGGACATTCCCAAGGCCGCCGCCAGCCGTGCTCTCGACGCCATGGTAGATAGCGTTACCGAAACCCTCAAAAAGGGCGACAGTGTCTCACTGGTGGGGTTTGGTACTTTTTCCGTCAAAGAGCGTGCCGCGCGTACCGGTCGTAACCCTCAGACCGGTAAGCCGATCCAGATCAGTGCCGCCAAGGTACCCAGCTTCAAGGCGGGTAAAGCGCTCAAGGACTCGGTCAACTAA